One stretch of Cedecea neteri DNA includes these proteins:
- the mutY gene encoding A/G-specific adenine glycosylase, with translation MQAPQFSQQVLDWYHKYGRKTLPWQQEKTPYKVWLSEVMLQQTQVATVIPYFERFMARFPTVTDLAKAPLDEVLHLWTGLGYYARARNLHKAAQQVADKHGGVFPQTYEEVADLPGVGRSTAGAILSLSLGKHFPILDGNVKRVLARCYAVSGWPGKKEVENRLWEISERVTPAQGVSQFNQAMMDLGAMVCTRSKPKCELCPLSNGCVSYANHSWANYPGKKPKVTLPERTGYMLMMQHGDEVFLAQRPAVGLWGGLFCFPQFSDEQELHNWLEQRGIPADNLTQLTAFRHTFSHFHLDIVPMWLPVSSTGGCMDEGPALWYNLGQPQSVGLAAPVERLLQQLRAEPVALAPVRAEEEE, from the coding sequence ATGCAAGCTCCTCAATTCTCCCAACAAGTCCTCGACTGGTACCACAAGTATGGGCGTAAAACCCTGCCGTGGCAGCAGGAGAAAACGCCTTATAAAGTATGGCTCTCTGAGGTGATGTTGCAACAAACCCAGGTCGCGACGGTTATCCCTTATTTTGAGCGCTTTATGGCGCGCTTCCCCACCGTGACCGATCTGGCAAAAGCGCCGCTGGATGAAGTGCTGCATCTGTGGACCGGCCTGGGCTACTACGCCCGCGCCCGTAATCTGCATAAAGCCGCGCAACAGGTTGCCGATAAACACGGTGGCGTTTTCCCACAAACGTATGAAGAAGTCGCGGATTTGCCGGGCGTTGGGCGCTCAACCGCAGGCGCGATTCTGTCTCTTTCGTTGGGCAAACACTTCCCTATTCTCGACGGCAACGTTAAGCGCGTGCTCGCACGTTGTTATGCCGTTTCCGGCTGGCCGGGTAAAAAAGAGGTCGAAAACCGCCTCTGGGAAATAAGCGAGCGAGTCACTCCGGCGCAAGGTGTAAGCCAGTTTAATCAGGCGATGATGGATCTGGGCGCGATGGTCTGCACGCGTTCAAAACCCAAGTGCGAACTTTGCCCTCTGAGCAACGGCTGCGTGTCTTATGCTAATCACAGCTGGGCGAATTATCCCGGCAAGAAGCCTAAAGTGACGCTACCGGAACGCACCGGCTATATGCTGATGATGCAGCATGGCGATGAAGTATTTCTGGCACAGCGCCCGGCCGTAGGACTATGGGGCGGATTATTCTGCTTCCCACAGTTTTCTGACGAACAGGAATTGCATAACTGGCTGGAACAGCGCGGAATTCCGGCCGATAATCTCACGCAGTTAACGGCTTTCCGCCATACCTTTAGCCATTTCCATTTGGATATTGTGCCAATGTGGCTTCCGGTGTCGTCTACGGGCGGCTGCATGGATGAAGGCCCCGCTCTCTGGTATAACTTAGGCCAGCCACAATCCGTCGGGCTGGCGGCTCCCGTAGAGCGCCTGCTACAACAATTGCGTGCCGAACCGGTTGCCTTAGCGCCCGTTCGCGCCGAAGAAGAGGAATAA